A stretch of DNA from Methanogenium sp. S4BF:
TTTTCAGAGACCTTAAACTGGTCGGCATCCCGTATCCGGACTCCCATCCGTTCAGTTTCGCGGTCAAAGCGTTCGATGAGTTCGTCTCTTTTTCCCATGGTGTATGTGTTCTCCGGTGTTTTTGTGTATGAATCTGTTTTCACTCGCCGTTCATGAATGCACGGGCGTCTGCCAGTGCCTCAATAAGTCCATTGGAAACAGCGGCCTTCAAATCTGCCGGGTGGACGCTGCCTGCACCGTATGCGGTCTCCATCTCTTCATAGGAGGAGAAGGTGGCGTCACCGCCGAACTTCTCCGGGCGGTGTATCGTGACGGTACCGAGGCGGGGAAATACGTGGTACTTCAGGGTCTGAAGCACCGGATTCTCTTCTATCTCCGGCGGGCAGAAGGCCTTCTTCATCTTCTTTGCGATGGTCTCCTCTGAGTCGGCAACCGAGATATAGTTCCCGGAAGACGAGGCCATCTTCTTGCCGTCAAGGCCGTTCAGGATGGGGGTGTGGATGCAGAGCGGTGCCTTAATGCCGATGGACGGGAGGTGTTCACGGGCGAGCATGTGAATCTTGCGCTGGTCGATGCCGCCGACTGCCGCGTCCACATTGAGGTGAGCGATGTCCACCATCTGCATGATAGGGTAGACCATCTGGGAGACGGTGGGGTTGTCCATCTGGCGTCCGACCTCGTTCATGGACCGGGTGGCCCGGTTGAGGGTGATGCGCTGTGAGAGCATCAGCACGTCGAGCTGATACTCCGGGGAGAGCTGGAAATCACTGCCCAGCACAAATTCTGCATCTTTCAGGCCGACTGCCTCGAAACAGCGGCGGTTATAGTCCGCGAGCTCCCGGACTTCGTCCATGGTGCCCTTGCGGTTCAGGTATGCGTGAAGGTCTGCTAAGAGGACAACGACCTCAAACCCTGCATTCTGCAGGTCGATGAGTTTATTGATGGTGACGAGGTGGCCGAGATGAATCTCGCCGGACGGTTCATATCCGGCGTATACCCGTTTTTTGTCCTGGGAAAGGACAGAGCGGAGTTCTTCATCCGTGACGACTTCAACCGTATTTCGCGTTGCAAGCGCGTATGACTCCATTATTAATACTGTGGTGTGCAGCGCATTAATGGTTGCTTCGGGCACAGGGAGGATAAGGGGGGAAACGGTTCCGTATTTCCCGGATGATGTGGTGGGGTATCCGTTTCCCCGGAGTCTCTGCTGCACATTCTCTATACCGAATGTTTATCAGGAAATGTGTGACAACGATGATGTATGTCTCTCAATGACCGATGGATCGGTGCAGAGTTATCCGGTGTTGAGAGGGAGCTTGCCTGCAATACAAAATATGAGAACGTCGGGTATGTTGAATATTACCGGAATGACCCGCGGTATTTCTATCTGCATCCGTCTCCGTTTCTGAAGACCAGACCGTCTGTGCTGTACGTTGCCGATCCGTCCGTGGTCCCGCAGGGGCCGCCGCCGGAGCACCGGTTTATCCGGGTGCATGTCATTGACGAGGAGAGACAGCCTCTGGATGCCATGGGAAATGATTGGCTGACGTTCCGTGATATCGGAGGGTGGGAGGAGTTTGATGTCTCCTCTCTTGCACGGCAGCGCAAAATAATGGATTTCCATGAAGTGATCGAATTTTTTGCGTATCCCTATGACGGCGAAGCGGACTGCATTGAAGAGATTGCAGGGTGTTCTGCATTATTTGCATTCTCCGCACCCCCAATGCATGATGAAACGGGCGGCATACGCTCAGCGGTATTCGGGAAAAAGCATCAATGGGATGTGTTCAGGCGCCCGTTTGAAATAATTCCGAAAGAATTCAGGCGGGTCAACTCCTACTATTATTATCTCTTCTCGAATACCGAGACTGCTGTCCGGAAATCAGAGGGAGAGATTAATCAGGCAGTTCTCAAACCGCAGAAATTAATTGCCGATATTCCGGTTGCCATCGACAATGAATCCGGCAAAAAACTGTCCCCGGAATATCGTGATGTCCTCAAAGAAGAGTCGGGCATTATCACCGGACAACTCCTGGACGGCCTCTTTATCAGACCAGAATCAACAGCAGCGATTGAAAAAGTGATGACAGAGGCAGTATACGAACTGCGTGAAGAGTATCTTTCCTCAGGCCAGCGGCCGTTCCGGCAGAATATCTCGGGTGCCATTCCGAAACTCGCGTCTTCGTATGCCAGATTGCAGTCAAGTTCTGACATCCGGAAAGATGATATCAAATATGTCATGGACCTGTGGTCGTCCATGTCGCATAAGACCGAAAAAATCCAGTCCTCGGCCCTGAAAGTGCGGGATGCCTTTGCCCTTACCGGGGATGCGAAGACCCTTTATTACCGGCTGTCTGATGTCTATGGGGCCGATTGTCCGATTCCGTTTAAAGATGCAGTGAAGACCTCCTCTCTGGATCCGCTTGATTTTAAACTGGCGTATGAATCACTCGAAGAACGCGGGTATTGTCTCATTGTAAAAAATAATCTTACTCTTCTTGAACCATATACGAAAGAATAAATCATTTTTATCGTGGCATCAGAATTGAATTGAAACGCCGTTCGCTCAGAGATTCTGAGCGGAAAGGTTTATCGGGTACATTTGAGCCGGCAGAGCAAAAATGGGGTATCTGGTCTGTGAAATATTTCAGGATACGGTAAAGGATGTGAGAATACCGTGCTTGTGCCGCCATGCAACACGGAAAAATATTGCCTTCGGGCACATTTCTGTGCCGGTTTTCTTTTGAGATATATTTAAATGTTTTTAAATAAATCTTCTCGCCATGGGTGTAAGGTATCGATCATCATTGTGCATATCACTGGCACTGCTCCTTTTGTTTCTGCTGATATGTGTGCCGTCTGCTGCTGTCATTGCAGAAGTTACGAACGGAACCCTTCTGGAATCCCGGAATGAGGGTGAATTAATACAATATACCATGGAAGTGAGCGGCATCCCCAAGCAGACGCGGATTATTGAGATGACAACAGATCTCATGCCTGTGCCGGGCACCAGCCTCTGGCAGCCGGAAGTGAGTGGCTTCATGGTATCCGGGGGGGATGCGGCATTAAACGACCACAAAATTGAGCTGACAGAGGACGGTGAATTTCCGGATGCAATCAACGTAACCGTATCAGGCAGGGTGCCCGTGCTGACATCGGTAGAGATCGTTGACGGAGTTGTGGTAACGAAACGGATCACACAGACAACAGGGTATGTCTACTACCGCATTCAGGCACTTGATGAGAACCGTGATATCCTTGGATCAGGCACAACCGAGACTTTTTCGGTGAAGATCCCGGATGACGAACAGTTCACGGCACGGCTGAACGCGGTCACCGACCCGGATTTGAGAGCCCTGATAGACGACCTCTACTCAAGGGGGCTCCGGGATGAGGCAAACGACCTTCTGGAATATGCCGAAGCACCGAAAGAGTCAACGCTGCCGGTGACCATGGCGATTCTGGTGTCCGTAGTGTTGCTCGTGGGGGGATTTGGGGCCGGAATGGTATTCGGTCAGATGCGGGCGAAGAACATGCAGGAATTTCAGAAAGAATACAAGGGGGACTGAAAAATAATGCCTCATGATGATATAATCGAAGGGAAGCCCTTCCAGATGCCGGATGAATTAACCGTTGTAGCCATCGGTGGGTGCGGAAAAAAGCTCATATCAAACCTCTATGAGCATGAATGGTTCCTGAGACATTATCTTTCGGACGGGAAACGGCTGTCACTGTTCACCATAGACACTGATACCAACCAGAGAAAGGATGATATCAAACGATCAGAACAGGTGATGGCACGGCTGGGGGATATCCAGCGAACAAACAGCCAGATGGGCGGAAGTGTAAAAAGCTTCCATTACCACCTCCCCGACCTGGCGAACGTCGAACGTGTCTCTTCCCTGACATCGCGGGAGGTGACCGAACAGATGAAAAAGAGGCGGGAACGCCCGCTTGTCGATGTATGGTGGATGAATGATCCCGAATACGGATTCGACTACCAGATGCTGAAAAAGGTGGACAAAAATATCGTCGACGATTTCGGCGGAGGGGTCCACCGGAGGCGTGCGATATCCAAGGCGGTATTCTACAAGGCGATCACCCAGGGCGGAGAGCAGTTCCCCTCATTTCAGGGGCACGGCCCGGTGGCGCTCATTGTTGGTCTCGGAGGCGGTACAGGATCCGGGATGTTTATTGATCTGGCCCGCTACATCAAGGAGAAACGCGGGCAGGAGTCAAAAATCTGGCTCTTTGTGGTGCTTCCGGCGGCAAGCGAAGGGGAAAAGGAGCAGTTGAATGCTGCGATCGCACTCTCCGAGATTGAATATCTGAACATGATTGAAGACAAGCTCTTCAACTACATCATCGTCTCATCCCTGAGCCCCACCGGATATGTCGACGGAGGGGACAGAAAGCAGGAAGTGGTCGAGTTTGACGCGTCCTTCCCCTATATGTTCATCAATTCCTTCTACCTCCCGACAGCAGACATCTCAGCCATCGTAGACGCCAAAAAAGATTACTCCGGCTTTATCTTTGCAGATTCGCATGTAATCGAGTACCCGGTGGAAAATCTCCGGTCATTAAAGAAAGGGTTTGAGGATGTCATCGAAAGCCTCTCCGGTTTCGGACAGAACCGGGGAAAGATCTTAAAAGAGGTCTCTGAATTTATCGCAACCAATGAAAGCCTCTACCCCGAGGAATTTTCAAAGACGGACACGGAGATAACCCACAACGATGTGAACCTGTACCGAAAGGAGATCGAGAAAGTCAAAAAAGTCTGGGAGAATGAGATC
This window harbors:
- a CDS encoding tyrosine--tRNA ligase, producing the protein MESYALATRNTVEVVTDEELRSVLSQDKKRVYAGYEPSGEIHLGHLVTINKLIDLQNAGFEVVVLLADLHAYLNRKGTMDEVRELADYNRRCFEAVGLKDAEFVLGSDFQLSPEYQLDVLMLSQRITLNRATRSMNEVGRQMDNPTVSQMVYPIMQMVDIAHLNVDAAVGGIDQRKIHMLAREHLPSIGIKAPLCIHTPILNGLDGKKMASSSGNYISVADSEETIAKKMKKAFCPPEIEENPVLQTLKYHVFPRLGTVTIHRPEKFGGDATFSSYEEMETAYGAGSVHPADLKAAVSNGLIEALADARAFMNGE